The stretch of DNA ACGTGCATGTGCTGCTCCGTACAGGACTGTTTGCGTGGTGGCTTCGGCTCACTCGTAAAATTCCGTACATCGTTACTGAACACTGGACGCTTTATTTGCCGGAGCGGGCCCACCTTATAACTTGGCTACGCAAGAGTTTGACGAAAGCAGTGATACGGCAGGCCGCCGCCTTGCACACAGTATCCGGTGCTTTACAGAAAGCTATGAACCGTTTAGGCTTCGTTAGCTCTCGGCAGGCTGTCATTGCCAATGTGGTTGATACTACCCTATTCATGCCTGCCTCCATCCCGCGAGTTCCAGGCCAACTATTGATCGTTTCCTCCTTCCATGATGCGGTTAAAAATATTTCGGGCATACTGCGGGTAGTAGCGGGCATGCGCCAGCAATTCCCGCATGTGCACCTACGCATTGCGGGTTATGGGCCCGATGAGGCATCTTTACGTCATGTAGCTCAGGAGCTAGGCTTGCTTAGCTGCGGCGCAGTTGTATTCCTGGGCAAGCTTTCACAGCCCGAGGTAGCACAGGAAATGCAGCAGGCCACTGCTCTGGTTTCCTTTAGTCGGGCTGAAACCTTTGGCTGCGTTCTGCTGGAAGCGCGGGCCGCGGGTTGCCCTGTAGTAGGCCCTGCCACAGGGGGAGTACCAGAACTCTTTGAGCCAGTGAATAGCTTCGGCTTGCTGGTTTCTCCCGATGATATGGCTGGGCTTACGCAAGCCCTGTCTGCGGTGGTAAGCGGAGCCATTACGTTTGATGCGGAGAGGCTAACGGCCGATGCGGCGGCCCGGTGTAGCTATCATAAAGTAGGCGGTCAGTTCGCTGACCTGTACCGCGAAATACTTGGTGCACCCACCAGCGGATTTGGGAGAAGCACTGCATCTTAGCAGTCTATTTTGCCCAACCTATGGTTCGTCGTATTCTGCACAATTTCACTACTCGCTTACTTAGCGCGCTGCTGAGCTTTAGCATTGTGTGGCTGACGGCCAGGTACCTGGGGGCGGCAGGACGTGGAGCGGTGAGCTTATTTGTAACCGACTGCGCTGCCTTACTCTTGTTTATTGGGTTGCTGGGTGGCTCCTCCCTGATCTATTTGGCTCCGCGCCGCAACTTGTGGCATTTGGTACTGCCGGCGTACGTTTGGGCCCTAGCGGTTTGCGCGCTAGGCACTGGCATAATAGGCCTGTTGCGCCAGCCTGGTGCCACGTACCTACTGCACCTGGGGGCGTTGAGCGTACTACAGGCCCTCTTCTCCATTAATACGTCGTTACTACTCGGCCGCCGCCGGGAGCAGACCTACCATCTATTAGTGGTGATGCAGGTAGCGCTGCTGGCGGGCGGTTTGCTGGTAGCTTTTAGTGGTGCCGGACCGTGGCGGGCAGTTAGTTCTTACTACTATGCCAGCTACCTGGCCTACGGCTTGCCGCTGCTGCTCAGCTTCGGCGCGCTGTTGTCCCTGCCTGATCCTCGTTTGCGCTTAAGCCGGCGCCTCCGCGCCACTACCCGCGAACTGGCGCGGCATAGCCGCGGGGCCCACCTGTCGAACATCCTGGCTTTCGCTAACTACCGGCTTTGCTATTATTTTGTGGCCTACTACGCCGATACCAAGGCCGTGGGGGTATTGTCGGTGGGCACGGCGCTGATGGAGGCTATCTGGCTGATTCCGAGGAGCACTGCGCTTATTCAGTACGTTGAATTAGTTAACTCACCTGCCAGATCGTTGCCGGCAGCCGCATTACGAGTAGCCCGGTATACTATTGGGGGTACGGCAGCCAGCGTATTACTTATGCTCATGTTACCTACCGCTCTGCTGTCTAGCCTCTTTGGCAAAGAATTCGGGCCGGCACACGAGGTTATGCTTCTACTGGCGCCCGGTGTGGTTATTATGGCACTGCAGATGCTCGTTAGTAGCTACTTCGCGGGGCTGGCCCAGTACCGCACCAATAATACGGCCGCTATAATAGGCCTAGGGTTCACGGTAGTTGCTTGCGCCTTGCTTATCCCACAACTAGGCATCAGGGGAGCTGCCTTAGCCTCTACCTTATCGTACAGTGCTTCAACAGGCTTCCTACTCTGGAAATTCTGGCGAGCTACCGGTACCAAGCCAACTTCCTTTCTGCCTCAGGCTGCTGATGTAGCGCGTGTTTGGCACCTGATGCGGGCAAAGAGTATTTAGGGTAGCACTTGCACAGTTACACGGAAGGCCGGCATGGGGTCGGCCAGAGGCTCAGGCAAGTCGGTGGGTAGTGGGCTAGGCGTATAGATGGCGCACAGCGTATTTTCTACCTGCATTAAATGCCCAGGGGCTGCAGCAGGAATACCATCCAGAATCCCGGCCAGCACTTCCCAGCGCGGCTGCCCCGGCTGCCGGCTAGCGTCGTGCCATACTACTGTGGTAGCCGGGCCCACCAGATGCTCAAATACGCGGCGCGTATCCGTCCGCACGGCCTCGTAGCGATGGTCTCCGTCTATGAACAGCAGGTCGAAGTGGCCTAGCTCGTGCATGGGAAACGTGGCTGAATCCCCCGTCAGATGCGTCACATTTGGTAACGGCCGGGAGAAGAAACCGTGCAGGTTGATGTAGCGCTCCGATAAACCCAAAGCCCGAAGCTCAGCCGCCGAAAGGTTCAGCGTGTGCACCGATGCGGCTACTTCAGCCACGTTGGCGGCGCTTTCGCCACGCCAGGTGCCAATCTCAAAATAACGGCAGCCGGGTATCGCGCGGGCCAGGGCACGCAGCAGCGCCAAATCAGTAGGCAAGGAGCCCCCCTCCCGGAAGGCAAAGGGCTGCACAGTTTCACCAGCGGCAGGCAGCAAGGGCGCCAATGCAGCTACCGGCAGGCCGTGTTCTCCTGTCTGCCACCGCACAGTATGCGCCAAGCTGCGCTGTTGCCACATTGCGTCATCAGTGGCCAGCACGTGGTTCAAGAGCC from Hymenobacter taeanensis encodes:
- a CDS encoding glycosyltransferase, whose amino-acid sequence is MKPRVLHLPKWYPHRYDNQDGDFVARQVAAVAPHVTGAVLFAAVAREPLAGLTTSEIDWTSATPTLRYYYRAQITGLAPFDKLLKLALYFWCLGQGYRQIVQHWGGPPQLVHVHVLLRTGLFAWWLRLTRKIPYIVTEHWTLYLPERAHLITWLRKSLTKAVIRQAAALHTVSGALQKAMNRLGFVSSRQAVIANVVDTTLFMPASIPRVPGQLLIVSSFHDAVKNISGILRVVAGMRQQFPHVHLRIAGYGPDEASLRHVAQELGLLSCGAVVFLGKLSQPEVAQEMQQATALVSFSRAETFGCVLLEARAAGCPVVGPATGGVPELFEPVNSFGLLVSPDDMAGLTQALSAVVSGAITFDAERLTADAAARCSYHKVGGQFADLYREILGAPTSGFGRSTAS
- a CDS encoding lipopolysaccharide biosynthesis protein, which gives rise to MVRRILHNFTTRLLSALLSFSIVWLTARYLGAAGRGAVSLFVTDCAALLLFIGLLGGSSLIYLAPRRNLWHLVLPAYVWALAVCALGTGIIGLLRQPGATYLLHLGALSVLQALFSINTSLLLGRRREQTYHLLVVMQVALLAGGLLVAFSGAGPWRAVSSYYYASYLAYGLPLLLSFGALLSLPDPRLRLSRRLRATTRELARHSRGAHLSNILAFANYRLCYYFVAYYADTKAVGVLSVGTALMEAIWLIPRSTALIQYVELVNSPARSLPAAALRVARYTIGGTAASVLLMLMLPTALLSSLFGKEFGPAHEVMLLLAPGVVIMALQMLVSSYFAGLAQYRTNNTAAIIGLGFTVVACALLIPQLGIRGAALASTLSYSASTGFLLWKFWRATGTKPTSFLPQAADVARVWHLMRAKSI
- a CDS encoding class I SAM-dependent methyltransferase; translation: MTKLTKTLRGLASLVRNPWLLNHVLATDDAMWQQRSLAHTVRWQTGEHGLPVAALAPLLPAAGETVQPFAFREGGSLPTDLALLRALARAIPGCRYFEIGTWRGESAANVAEVAASVHTLNLSAAELRALGLSERYINLHGFFSRPLPNVTHLTGDSATFPMHELGHFDLLFIDGDHRYEAVRTDTRRVFEHLVGPATTVVWHDASRQPGQPRWEVLAGILDGIPAAAPGHLMQVENTLCAIYTPSPLPTDLPEPLADPMPAFRVTVQVLP